Proteins encoded in a region of the Vicia villosa cultivar HV-30 ecotype Madison, WI linkage group LG5, Vvil1.0, whole genome shotgun sequence genome:
- the LOC131606751 gene encoding uncharacterized protein LOC131606751: protein MGNCITNNKILAQDDHESYNNQVKVEKMKTCSSLKFEPKPRKEKKNKKVRFEIQNDEEVDRRSDGNNSRNVRRIRVVMTQEELKKMLSCKDEYENTTLEQLLGVMRLRGGKICKHDLGVDSWKPALESIPEDQLVK from the coding sequence ATGGGAAACTGCATCACAAACAACAAAATATTAGCACAAGATGATCATGAAAGCTACAACAATCAAGTAAAAGTTGAGAAGATGAAAACATGTTCATCGTTGAAGTTCGAACCGAAGCCGAGgaaagaaaagaagaataagaaggtAAGATTTGAGATACAAAATGATGAAGAAGTTGATAGAAGAAGTGATGGTAATAATTCTAGAAATGTGAGGAGGATTAGAGTGGTGATGACTCAAGAAGAGTTGAAAAAGATGTTGAGTTGCAAAGATGAATATGAGAACACTACATTGGAGCAATTACTTGGTGTTATGAGGTTAAGAGGAGGGAAAATTTGTAAACATGATTTGGGTGTAGATTCTTGGAAGCCTGCTTTAGAAAGCATTCCAGAGGATCAATTAGTTAAGTAG